A genomic stretch from uncultured Pseudodesulfovibrio sp. includes:
- a CDS encoding DUF465 domain-containing protein has protein sequence MEAKDLELIEMYGAEDTQLKALWEQHSTYEKMLDKLESKTYLSDTEVQEVKELKKKKLAGKTQLQGMLDKYRQSEA, from the coding sequence ATGGAAGCCAAAGACCTTGAACTCATTGAGATGTACGGGGCCGAAGACACGCAACTGAAGGCTCTGTGGGAACAACATTCTACGTACGAAAAGATGTTGGATAAGCTTGAATCCAAGACCTACCTTTCCGACACTGAAGTTCAGGAAGTGAAGGAACTTAAGAAAAAGAAGCTCGCTGGCAAGACTCAGTTGCAAGGCATGCTTGATAAATATCGTCAATCGGAGGCGTAA
- the tatA gene encoding twin-arginine translocase TatA/TatE family subunit, which produces MIGGFGVWELLIILVIVLVIFGAKKLPEIGGGIGKAISNFKKATNEPDEIDVTPKEEKDEDKKDS; this is translated from the coding sequence ATGATCGGCGGATTCGGAGTTTGGGAACTGTTGATAATTCTCGTTATCGTCCTGGTCATCTTTGGTGCCAAGAAATTGCCCGAAATCGGCGGTGGCATAGGCAAAGCAATCAGCAATTTCAAGAAGGCGACCAATGAGCCTGATGAGATAGACGTTACCCCGAAAGAGGAAAAAGACGAAGACAAGAAAGATAGTTAG
- a CDS encoding alpha/beta hydrolase, with product MDLFEAVESTGDNHVAGWVQTTDGVRLWVTIQGTGRPIVLIHGWTMSSLFWRRQLSLSDQFQVITIDLRGHGKSQDTPRGHTLPRYATDVREVLIALRLQNVMLVGWSMGGSVVMEYWNQFGLDKLSSIGLVETAPAPMSPAPWNTHKCRNGNAGAMRDNIDAMLEDRKAFAEQFTNAMFLSGQAPSHALNWMQREQLKPVPQNAAAIYEDYVNRDYTPILPTITCPALVVYGRSRHMCYGPSTGRYVAGSIPDSRFVILDKSGHLPFYEEPDLFNEALTNFIHQTAL from the coding sequence GTGGATCTGTTCGAGGCTGTGGAAAGCACTGGCGACAACCATGTCGCCGGCTGGGTGCAAACAACGGATGGCGTGCGCCTATGGGTGACCATCCAGGGCACAGGTCGCCCTATCGTCCTGATCCACGGCTGGACCATGAGTTCTCTGTTCTGGAGACGTCAGCTTTCACTGTCCGACCAGTTTCAAGTCATCACCATCGACCTGCGCGGTCACGGGAAATCACAGGACACGCCACGCGGTCATACTCTGCCCCGATATGCAACCGATGTTCGCGAAGTTCTTATAGCTCTCCGTCTTCAAAACGTCATGCTTGTGGGGTGGTCCATGGGCGGCTCGGTTGTCATGGAATACTGGAACCAATTCGGTCTGGACAAACTTTCCAGCATCGGCCTCGTTGAAACAGCCCCGGCCCCCATGTCTCCTGCACCATGGAATACCCACAAATGCCGTAATGGCAATGCTGGCGCCATGCGAGACAACATTGATGCAATGCTGGAAGACCGTAAGGCTTTCGCCGAACAATTTACCAACGCCATGTTTCTTTCCGGGCAGGCTCCAAGCCATGCCCTGAACTGGATGCAGCGCGAACAGCTCAAGCCGGTTCCACAAAACGCTGCCGCCATTTATGAAGATTATGTCAATCGGGACTATACTCCCATCCTCCCGACCATTACCTGCCCGGCGCTGGTCGTATACGGACGCTCCCGGCACATGTGTTACGGCCCATCAACCGGACGCTATGTGGCAGGGTCCATCCCAGACTCCCGTTTCGTCATTCTCGACAAAAGTGGACATTTGCCATTTTATGAAGAACCTGATTTGTTCAATGAGGCTCTAACCAATTTCATACATCAAACGGCTCTCTAG
- the coaD gene encoding pantetheine-phosphate adenylyltransferase, translated as MAELNHRTAVYPGTFDPLTMGHVSLTRRGLQVFDTVILAVAESTPKKTLFSIGERVELAKEVFRDEPNVIVEPFNCLLIDYVESKGAGTIMRGLRAVSDFEYEFQMALMNRKLEREIETVFMMTDFKWMYLSSTIVKEVAQYGGDVCGLVPGPVVKALNIKYGFTYGCGSGKKKG; from the coding sequence ATGGCGGAATTGAATCATCGTACGGCTGTTTACCCCGGTACTTTCGACCCTTTGACCATGGGACATGTCAGTCTGACACGGCGCGGTCTTCAGGTCTTTGATACTGTGATTCTTGCCGTTGCGGAGAGTACGCCGAAGAAAACGCTATTTTCCATTGGTGAACGTGTCGAGCTGGCAAAAGAAGTCTTTCGGGATGAGCCGAATGTTATTGTCGAGCCGTTTAACTGTCTGCTGATTGATTATGTGGAAAGTAAGGGGGCCGGAACCATCATGCGTGGTCTGCGTGCGGTTTCTGACTTCGAGTATGAGTTTCAAATGGCACTCATGAATCGCAAGTTAGAGCGTGAGATCGAAACAGTATTCATGATGACCGACTTCAAATGGATGTATCTGAGTTCCACCATAGTGAAGGAAGTGGCCCAGTATGGTGGCGACGTTTGTGGACTTGTGCCTGGGCCTGTGGTCAAGGCGTTAAATATCAAGTACGGATTTACCTACGGTTGCGGCAGCGGCAAGAAGAAAGGATAA
- the ilvN gene encoding acetolactate synthase small subunit, whose protein sequence is MSKHTLSVTVENEPGVLSRVVGLFSGRGFNIYSLNVAPTLEKDVSLMTIVAEGDNAIVEQIVKQLRKLVPTIKVKNLTELNSVDREMVLLKVNAEDSKRAEILRIVDIFRCKVVDVSVDELTIEVTGDQGKIGAIVNLLTRFGIKEIARTGNVAMQRSMQIDL, encoded by the coding sequence ATGAGTAAGCACACTCTTTCCGTGACGGTTGAAAATGAACCGGGTGTTTTGTCCCGAGTGGTCGGATTGTTTTCCGGACGAGGTTTCAACATTTATTCTTTGAATGTGGCACCGACACTGGAGAAGGATGTTTCTCTCATGACGATTGTCGCTGAGGGTGACAACGCCATTGTCGAACAGATCGTCAAACAGCTTCGAAAACTCGTTCCTACTATAAAAGTCAAGAATCTTACAGAATTGAATTCCGTGGACCGTGAAATGGTCCTTCTCAAGGTCAATGCCGAGGATTCAAAACGCGCGGAAATTCTGCGTATTGTTGACATCTTCCGGTGCAAGGTTGTAGACGTCAGCGTCGACGAGTTGACCATTGAAGTAACGGGCGACCAGGGCAAGATAGGCGCAATCGTCAATTTGCTCACCCGCTTCGGCATCAAGGAGATCGCCCGCACCGGCAATGTTGCCATGCAGCGCTCCATGCAGATCGACCTATAA
- a CDS encoding chalcone isomerase family protein: MRSLPALFTVLLLTLIMSVPAMSASKADVIMLDSQMVGDQQVYLNGIALREKFVFDVYVAGLYLPEKSSDPATILQRDEPRMMVMHFLRDVEAKKINDAWYEGLDANVKDVTPELKAKFDQLAAMMTDIKEGQAMGFIYTPVTGTAVMVADQPKGAILGKDFADAILATWIGPKPGPGKRFKQEILGLK, from the coding sequence ATGAGATCTCTGCCCGCCCTTTTCACGGTTCTGCTCCTGACATTGATCATGTCTGTCCCTGCTATGAGCGCGAGCAAAGCTGACGTGATCATGCTTGATTCACAGATGGTTGGCGACCAGCAGGTCTATCTCAACGGTATCGCATTGCGCGAAAAATTCGTCTTTGACGTCTATGTGGCGGGTCTGTATCTCCCTGAAAAATCTTCAGACCCCGCAACAATTCTGCAACGGGATGAGCCGCGCATGATGGTCATGCACTTTCTGCGCGACGTGGAAGCAAAAAAGATCAATGACGCATGGTATGAAGGACTTGACGCCAACGTCAAAGACGTCACACCGGAACTCAAAGCCAAATTCGATCAACTGGCCGCCATGATGACGGATATTAAGGAAGGACAGGCTATGGGATTCATATACACCCCGGTCACAGGCACCGCTGTCATGGTTGCCGACCAGCCCAAGGGAGCCATCCTCGGCAAGGATTTCGCCGATGCTATTCTCGCCACATGGATTGGTCCCAAGCCTGGCCCAGGCAAGAGATTCAAGCAGGAAATATTGGGATTGAAATAG
- the pgsA gene encoding CDP-diacylglycerol--glycerol-3-phosphate 3-phosphatidyltransferase, with amino-acid sequence MSRDAIWTIPNILTVVRILLTPAFVMAYISENFNFAWILFAIAGLTDALDGFLARIWDQRTQLGAMLDPLADKVLLVTSFICLALKGWIPAWFAVLVVSRDVIIVGGLALLHFWGIEVRSRIQPIWISKFTTVAQIFLVIFVMIQKSFGLDFSLIQVLMVWLTAIVTVISGVAYVRRGFELFSEEADGR; translated from the coding sequence GTGTCGCGTGATGCCATTTGGACAATTCCTAATATTCTGACTGTTGTTCGGATTCTACTGACTCCGGCCTTTGTCATGGCGTATATCTCTGAAAATTTTAATTTTGCCTGGATTCTTTTTGCCATCGCCGGGTTGACCGATGCACTCGATGGTTTTCTTGCCAGAATATGGGATCAGCGCACACAGCTTGGTGCCATGCTCGACCCTCTGGCCGACAAAGTACTGCTTGTGACTTCTTTTATCTGTCTGGCCCTCAAGGGGTGGATTCCTGCATGGTTTGCCGTCTTGGTTGTCAGTCGCGACGTCATCATTGTTGGAGGATTGGCACTGCTTCATTTCTGGGGAATTGAAGTCCGAAGCCGCATCCAACCTATCTGGATCAGCAAATTTACCACTGTCGCCCAGATCTTTCTGGTTATTTTTGTCATGATACAAAAATCCTTTGGTCTGGATTTCTCTCTTATTCAAGTGCTCATGGTCTGGCTGACAGCTATTGTTACGGTCATATCCGGAGTTGCCTACGTCCGTCGTGGTTTTGAGCTTTTCTCGGAAGAAGCCGACGGGCGGTAA
- the sixA gene encoding phosphohistidine phosphatase SixA encodes MLIHLMQHGICLSKELDPNQPLSPVGREQIEKAARAAQILGLHFELIVSSPKIRALETARIMAEQTGYPLARIQVTEVVKAMTPARKILDYIRDYNGLESILIVGHLPSLGALASHILTTKTPVDIAIENGGLMQLQMDMKETCGTLNWYLTPTQLTVISQS; translated from the coding sequence ATGCTTATCCATTTGATGCAACATGGCATCTGCCTCTCCAAGGAACTTGACCCCAACCAACCATTAAGCCCCGTGGGCCGTGAACAAATCGAAAAAGCAGCACGCGCCGCTCAAATACTGGGGCTGCACTTTGAGCTTATCGTTTCCAGCCCCAAGATACGCGCCTTGGAAACGGCCAGAATCATGGCTGAACAGACTGGCTATCCACTCGCCAGAATTCAGGTAACAGAAGTAGTCAAGGCAATGACCCCAGCAAGGAAGATACTGGATTACATTCGAGACTACAACGGGCTGGAATCCATCCTCATCGTAGGCCACCTTCCCTCACTCGGAGCGCTCGCGTCCCACATACTGACGACAAAAACTCCGGTAGATATTGCCATTGAGAACGGCGGGCTCATGCAACTGCAAATGGATATGAAAGAGACATGCGGCACGCTAAATTGGTATCTAACGCCTACACAATTGACCGTCATCAGTCAGAGTTGA
- a CDS encoding DivIVA domain-containing protein, whose translation MTVSKIDLLNKQFSRGMLGYSRVEVDQFMMELAEVFGDFADSRKDMRKKIKRLEKTLVEYRQRDEALRDTLMSTQKMVDDLKVTASKEAQLILDAARAKADATVQKGHNRLAQIHEEIEVLKRSRTQFEIQLKGLLNSHLEMLEMSSPERDKVEELESKLKYLKKVD comes from the coding sequence ATGACTGTTTCCAAGATTGATTTGCTCAACAAACAGTTTTCACGCGGAATGCTTGGCTATTCACGGGTGGAAGTTGATCAGTTCATGATGGAACTGGCAGAAGTCTTTGGGGATTTTGCGGATAGCCGAAAGGATATGCGCAAAAAGATCAAGCGCCTGGAAAAAACACTTGTGGAGTATCGGCAACGTGACGAAGCGTTGCGGGATACACTCATGAGTACGCAGAAGATGGTGGATGATCTCAAGGTAACTGCCAGCAAAGAGGCTCAGTTGATTCTCGACGCAGCTCGGGCCAAGGCCGATGCGACAGTGCAGAAAGGGCACAATCGACTGGCACAGATTCATGAAGAAATTGAAGTTCTGAAGAGAAGCAGGACGCAGTTTGAGATTCAGCTTAAAGGGCTTTTGAACTCGCATCTGGAAATGCTTGAGATGTCCAGTCCCGAACGTGACAAGGTGGAAGAGTTGGAGTCCAAGCTGAAATATTTGAAGAAAGTTGATTAG
- a CDS encoding YggT family protein: protein MGSIVQATAYVLSTVLTIYFWIVIISALLSWVNPDPYNPIVRFLRGVTEPVFYKIRRWLPFAIVGGFDLSPIIVILAIQVCKIVVVENLYRLAYSMSTGVPM, encoded by the coding sequence ATGGGCTCAATAGTCCAGGCGACGGCTTATGTTTTGAGTACCGTCCTTACGATATATTTTTGGATAGTCATCATTTCTGCATTGCTTTCCTGGGTCAATCCTGACCCGTACAATCCCATAGTGCGTTTTTTGCGTGGTGTAACGGAGCCGGTCTTCTACAAGATTCGACGTTGGCTTCCGTTTGCTATTGTCGGCGGTTTTGATCTTTCGCCTATCATCGTCATTCTTGCCATTCAGGTGTGCAAGATCGTGGTGGTCGAAAACCTCTACCGCCTCGCGTACTCCATGAGTACCGGCGTGCCCATGTAG
- a CDS encoding HAD hydrolase-like protein yields the protein MALANQIMNPDLLGGLKTVVFDCDGVLIDSYEANMHYYGTIRDQLCLPPMTDAERYYVHTRTHKEAVRHIVPEDRFEEAWDIVRGFDSSSLHQYLKRSEGIREFLWWLRDAGFGLAVNTSRGDTMDGILTMMDLEGFFHPVMTSEKVCVPKPHPEGVFTIMREHSVEPHEIAYIGDSIVDQKTAQAAGVRFWAYKDANLTAEVHIDDFWAIKAAMQRCYKGRGQLF from the coding sequence ATGGCGCTTGCCAACCAGATAATGAACCCGGATTTGCTCGGGGGACTCAAGACTGTTGTCTTTGACTGCGATGGAGTGCTCATAGATTCCTATGAAGCCAACATGCATTACTATGGTACGATCAGGGATCAGCTTTGTCTGCCTCCAATGACGGATGCGGAGAGGTACTATGTGCATACACGGACTCACAAAGAGGCTGTTCGTCATATTGTGCCGGAAGATCGATTTGAAGAGGCGTGGGATATTGTGCGGGGTTTTGACTCCTCATCACTACATCAATACCTCAAGAGGTCAGAGGGAATACGTGAATTCCTTTGGTGGTTGAGGGATGCCGGTTTCGGTTTGGCGGTGAATACCAGTCGAGGTGATACCATGGATGGTATCCTGACAATGATGGATCTTGAAGGGTTCTTTCATCCAGTCATGACGTCGGAAAAAGTTTGTGTTCCGAAGCCACATCCTGAGGGTGTCTTTACCATTATGCGTGAACATTCTGTTGAACCGCATGAAATCGCTTACATAGGGGATTCCATTGTGGATCAGAAAACTGCCCAGGCTGCTGGTGTTCGTTTTTGGGCGTATAAAGACGCAAACTTGACCGCCGAAGTCCACATTGATGATTTCTGGGCGATTAAGGCTGCCATGCAAAGGTGCTACAAAGGACGTGGACAACTGTTTTAA
- the ilvC gene encoding ketol-acid reductoisomerase, translating into MKVYYEKDADLNLLKDKTVAVVGYGSQGHAHAQNLRDSGVNVIVAQRPGGPNYDLAKEHGFEPMSVAEASKQADMIMILLPDQHQAVVFANEILPHLEEGNVIAFGHGFNVHFQQIVPPKGVDCVMIAPKGPGHLVRRTYTEGGAVPCLAAVATDASGKAMDIALAYAKGIGGTRSGVIETTFKEETETDLFGEQAVLCGGLTALCKAGFDTLVEAGYQPEVAYFECLHELKLIIDLMYEGGMAKMRYSISDTAEYGDYVTGPRIITDETREEMRRVLKDIQEGKFARDFILDNQAGQVGLKTMRRIGAESQIEEVGGRLREMMSWLQK; encoded by the coding sequence ATGAAAGTGTATTACGAGAAAGATGCTGACCTGAATTTGTTGAAAGATAAGACTGTGGCCGTTGTAGGCTACGGTAGCCAGGGTCATGCCCATGCGCAGAACCTTCGGGATTCAGGCGTAAACGTCATCGTGGCTCAGCGTCCCGGTGGCCCCAACTATGATCTGGCTAAAGAGCACGGTTTCGAGCCCATGTCTGTTGCCGAAGCTTCCAAGCAGGCTGACATGATTATGATTCTGTTGCCCGATCAGCATCAGGCTGTAGTTTTTGCCAATGAAATTCTTCCGCATCTCGAAGAAGGCAACGTCATTGCCTTTGGTCATGGTTTCAACGTGCATTTCCAGCAGATCGTCCCGCCCAAGGGTGTCGACTGCGTTATGATCGCCCCCAAGGGTCCCGGTCATCTCGTACGTCGTACTTACACCGAGGGTGGAGCTGTTCCCTGTCTTGCCGCTGTCGCTACAGATGCTTCTGGTAAGGCCATGGATATCGCTTTGGCATATGCCAAAGGCATCGGTGGTACCCGTTCCGGTGTTATCGAAACCACCTTCAAGGAAGAGACCGAGACTGATCTCTTTGGTGAACAGGCTGTTCTTTGCGGTGGTTTGACCGCACTGTGCAAGGCAGGTTTTGATACTCTGGTTGAAGCCGGTTACCAGCCAGAAGTCGCTTACTTTGAGTGCCTGCACGAACTCAAGCTGATTATTGACCTCATGTATGAGGGCGGCATGGCCAAGATGCGTTATTCCATCTCTGACACAGCTGAGTATGGTGATTACGTTACTGGTCCCCGCATCATTACCGATGAGACCCGCGAGGAAATGCGCCGCGTCCTGAAAGATATTCAGGAAGGCAAGTTTGCTCGTGACTTCATTCTCGACAACCAGGCCGGTCAGGTTGGTCTCAAGACCATGCGCCGTATCGGTGCCGAGTCCCAGATTGAAGAAGTCGGCGGTCGTCTCCGTGAAATGATGAGCTGGTTGCAGAAATAG
- a CDS encoding DUF5698 domain-containing protein, with protein sequence MNMEVLFLGVLIFCVEVVVLTLGTVRTMVTVLGESRAAFSLGCLEMTLWIFGTSTVMLNVGEEPVLGVCYAAGFACGNVVGIMAEKKLALGNVVVRIISAWKGHEIAEAVRGGGFMITTVAGEGSDGPVTVQFVVCKRKDMKHLLTVARSVDPDLFYTFETAGGASTISSPSGSRINRLLGPIRKVVPQLS encoded by the coding sequence ATGAATATGGAAGTCCTTTTTCTTGGGGTACTTATATTTTGTGTCGAAGTTGTCGTCCTTACTCTTGGGACGGTCAGAACCATGGTTACCGTACTTGGTGAGTCTCGAGCTGCATTTTCTTTGGGGTGTCTGGAGATGACACTTTGGATTTTTGGCACATCCACTGTGATGCTTAATGTCGGTGAAGAACCTGTTCTCGGAGTCTGTTATGCCGCCGGGTTTGCCTGTGGCAACGTGGTTGGGATCATGGCTGAAAAAAAGCTTGCGCTCGGTAATGTCGTTGTACGTATCATTAGCGCATGGAAAGGGCATGAGATTGCCGAAGCTGTGCGTGGTGGGGGCTTCATGATCACCACCGTGGCCGGTGAAGGCTCTGACGGTCCTGTTACCGTCCAGTTCGTGGTCTGCAAGCGGAAAGACATGAAGCATTTGTTAACCGTGGCGCGCAGCGTTGATCCTGATCTTTTTTATACTTTTGAAACGGCTGGTGGCGCGAGTACCATTTCAAGTCCTTCTGGCAGCCGAATCAATAGGCTGCTTGGCCCTATACGCAAAGTTGTTCCGCAACTTTCCTAA
- the ilvB gene encoding biosynthetic-type acetolactate synthase large subunit gives MKLTGAQILLKCLEMEGVDVMFGFPGGAVIDIYDEIPKSSVEHILVRHEQGAIHAADGYARATGQVGVCLVTSGPGATNTVTGIATAYADSIPVVIFTGQVPRALIGNDAFQEVDIVGITRPCTKHNYLVQDIEDLATTIKQAFYLARSGRPGPVLVDLPKDIQQQVTEFSYPEEVSMRSYKPTKKPHVGQIRKVVKLLKNAKRPLIYSGGGVITSGSHEELTWLGQNLSIPVTSTLMGLGAFPGDDDLFLGMLGMHGTYAANMAVNNCDLLLAVGARFDDRVTGKVDTFAPNATIVHIDVDPTSIQKNVSVHVPLVADCKPALAALKKETEAILSDFDWAGSYGDWVKQVQGWAAEHPLTYNDDGSSIKPQYVVEKIYEITKGDAIIATEVGQNQMWAAQFYKYTKPNTLLTSGGLGTMGYGFPAALGAQRAFPDKLVIDVAGDGSIQMCIQEMMTAVCNKLPVKIIILNNGYLGMVRQWQELFYEKNYCSTCMDAQPDFVKLAEAYGAAGFRVTEKKDVESTLREAFKVDKPVIVDIRVEKEENVYPMVPAGASLTEMLLV, from the coding sequence ATGAAATTGACCGGGGCCCAGATTCTCCTCAAGTGTCTGGAAATGGAAGGTGTTGATGTCATGTTCGGGTTTCCTGGTGGAGCTGTTATTGACATTTATGATGAGATCCCCAAGTCCTCTGTAGAGCATATTCTAGTACGCCACGAACAGGGCGCTATTCATGCGGCAGACGGCTATGCCAGGGCTACTGGGCAGGTCGGGGTATGTCTCGTCACTTCCGGCCCCGGTGCGACCAATACCGTGACTGGCATAGCAACCGCATATGCTGATTCCATCCCGGTGGTCATATTTACAGGTCAGGTGCCCCGCGCACTGATTGGAAACGATGCGTTCCAGGAAGTGGATATCGTGGGGATCACCCGGCCATGTACTAAACACAACTATCTGGTGCAGGACATCGAGGACTTGGCGACCACTATCAAACAGGCTTTTTACCTTGCCCGTTCCGGTCGGCCCGGCCCGGTGTTGGTCGATCTGCCCAAGGATATTCAACAGCAGGTCACTGAGTTCAGTTATCCTGAAGAAGTGTCCATGCGCAGTTACAAACCAACCAAAAAACCGCATGTCGGTCAGATCCGCAAGGTTGTCAAACTGCTCAAGAACGCCAAACGTCCGCTCATTTATTCCGGTGGTGGCGTCATTACATCCGGCAGTCATGAAGAACTGACATGGCTTGGACAGAATCTCAGTATTCCGGTGACTTCCACCCTCATGGGGTTGGGAGCTTTCCCTGGAGATGATGATTTGTTTCTCGGCATGCTCGGTATGCATGGAACGTATGCTGCCAACATGGCTGTCAACAACTGTGATTTGTTGCTGGCTGTCGGTGCACGTTTTGATGACCGTGTCACCGGTAAGGTAGACACCTTCGCACCCAATGCCACCATAGTTCATATTGATGTTGATCCGACCTCCATTCAGAAGAACGTGTCTGTGCATGTGCCGTTGGTTGCTGATTGCAAACCGGCGCTGGCTGCGCTCAAGAAGGAAACCGAAGCAATTTTGAGCGATTTTGACTGGGCTGGCAGTTATGGTGACTGGGTGAAGCAAGTTCAGGGCTGGGCAGCGGAGCATCCGTTAACATACAATGATGATGGTTCGTCTATTAAGCCTCAGTATGTCGTCGAAAAAATTTATGAAATAACCAAAGGTGATGCGATTATCGCCACCGAGGTAGGGCAGAACCAGATGTGGGCTGCTCAGTTTTACAAATACACAAAACCGAATACGTTGTTGACCTCAGGAGGTCTGGGGACCATGGGTTATGGTTTTCCTGCCGCCTTGGGTGCGCAACGAGCCTTCCCGGACAAACTGGTTATCGACGTTGCCGGCGATGGTTCCATCCAGATGTGTATTCAGGAAATGATGACTGCGGTATGTAACAAGCTGCCCGTGAAGATCATTATCCTCAATAACGGTTATCTCGGTATGGTTAGACAATGGCAGGAGTTGTTTTACGAAAAGAATTACTGTTCTACCTGCATGGATGCACAGCCTGATTTCGTCAAGCTTGCTGAGGCCTACGGTGCAGCCGGCTTCCGTGTGACCGAGAAGAAGGATGTTGAATCAACTCTTCGCGAAGCCTTTAAGGTGGACAAGCCGGTCATTGTAGATATTCGTGTCGAGAAAGAAGAAAACGTTTACCCCATGGTCCCGGCCGGTGCTTCGCTGACCGAGATGCTGTTGGTTTAG
- the miaA gene encoding tRNA (adenosine(37)-N6)-dimethylallyltransferase MiaA, with protein MMNSKPPIVCLLGPTGTGKTAAAIAVAKRMPASVINFDSRQVYRDFPLITAQPDADEQAACPHLLYGFLGTEEKMTAARFVEMAVEKIEEVRAQDRLPILVGGTGMYLRSLLSGIAPIPEIPVEIRQQVLDRIKAEGPQVLHAELTKTDPDYAAKIHPNDTQRNARAAEVLLATGKNMTWWHSESEHAPAPYLALKIGMKIDLNELTPHLAKRIGMMLEQGAVDEAVAAYARCSDPEAPGWTGIGCAELLAFLRDELPLDAVRDMWIKNTRAYAKRQITWFKKESDIHWFSPGENDAIADFVEQWLTEFK; from the coding sequence ATAATGAACAGTAAACCGCCCATAGTCTGCCTGCTTGGCCCTACCGGAACCGGCAAAACGGCTGCGGCAATTGCCGTTGCGAAGCGAATGCCTGCCAGCGTTATCAATTTTGATTCTCGCCAAGTATATCGGGATTTCCCGCTTATTACAGCTCAGCCTGATGCTGACGAACAGGCTGCCTGTCCTCATTTGCTGTATGGTTTTCTAGGGACCGAAGAGAAGATGACAGCCGCCCGCTTCGTGGAAATGGCTGTTGAGAAGATCGAAGAAGTCCGGGCGCAAGATCGTCTGCCCATATTGGTGGGTGGAACTGGGATGTATCTTCGATCATTGCTTTCAGGGATTGCACCCATCCCTGAGATACCCGTGGAGATTCGCCAGCAGGTGCTTGATCGGATCAAAGCCGAGGGCCCTCAGGTTTTGCATGCCGAATTGACCAAGACCGATCCCGACTACGCAGCCAAGATTCACCCCAATGATACTCAGCGCAACGCCCGGGCTGCAGAAGTGCTGCTTGCCACCGGTAAAAACATGACATGGTGGCATTCTGAAAGCGAACATGCTCCGGCTCCCTACCTTGCTCTTAAGATCGGTATGAAAATTGATCTGAATGAACTGACACCGCATCTGGCCAAACGGATAGGCATGATGTTGGAGCAGGGGGCTGTGGATGAGGCGGTGGCGGCTTATGCCCGGTGTTCAGATCCTGAAGCTCCGGGATGGACTGGGATCGGCTGTGCTGAACTGTTGGCGTTCCTGCGGGATGAACTTCCTCTTGATGCCGTGCGGGATATGTGGATCAAAAACACACGTGCCTATGCCAAGCGGCAGATCACCTGGTTTAAAAAGGAGTCCGATATTCATTGGTTCTCACCTGGAGAGAATGATGCCATCGCTGACTTTGTGGAGCAATGGCTAACTGAATTTAAATGA
- a CDS encoding DUF167 domain-containing protein, producing the protein MYQGCAKIRLNAPAVDNKANKSLVKFVAQLLKLKKSQVVIVSGQTNRRKLLALSPTGEPDWGNLLPEPAPR; encoded by the coding sequence ATGTATCAGGGGTGTGCCAAGATACGCTTGAACGCACCGGCCGTGGATAACAAGGCTAATAAAAGTCTTGTGAAGTTTGTGGCTCAATTGTTGAAGTTGAAAAAAAGCCAGGTGGTGATTGTATCCGGGCAGACCAACCGGAGAAAGCTTCTGGCATTAAGTCCGACGGGGGAGCCGGATTGGGGAAACCTCCTTCCGGAACCCGCACCGAGATAA